CTCGAGCTTCATTCGCCGGCTCTAACACGAGATCAAGTTAGTCCAGAACTCTGGGTGAACCTACATTATAGCAGTCCTGGCAGTTTGTAACCAGTTAGGACGAAGTAAATTGTTCATCTATTGAGCACAACTGAAGCAATGAGAGTGAGTTAAAGACGCCACATTGTGTTTGTCTGACCAGCGTCACAGACTATTTAAGCAACATTCTGTAGCATCGGACATACGGACTCGCGGAATTTCGTAGGTCAATTGCAAATGTAAGGACGTCTGTGGTAGCTACAATCAGCGGATCCATGCAAGGCGAAGGGAAGCAACTCGCGGATTAGACCACTATGTGTAACGCTTGCACTATGTATGTGCAGATACTGTGAAGAGAATCCTGAGCTTTACGGTGCACAACGTTCCTTGAAACGTCCGTCTGAAACCGTTAATATATTCCTACCCATGGTATCTGCTTCTGTGCATCCAAGCACGACTCCCACGGAATGATAGTCAGTGGTGCCTTAAACGCGCTCAGGCAGATGAATGCCGCTTCCGGGTCGATATAAAAGTTGAACTCCGATGAAACAGTGACATTGCCACGAGCTGAAAAATACAAAGCAGTTTGGAAGTACCTTGtagtttatttttatttcttatCCTTTTAGGAATTACCTGCAAAGGTTTTATGTCGTCCGCCAAAGACTCGCCATATCATCGTATTGTTCAGGGCTGATGTATAACCAAGGTTAAAATCTTCTGGAAGTCTTTGAACAAAGTCGCGTCCCTTAGCCTTGCTGGATCTGCTGGTCTCAGGCTCTAATCCAGATTTGCACCATTGTAAGGACCATCCCTGTTGTGGTGTGTTTCATCAATCTTAAACGTTTAAACctacacaaatttcagcttccTTCTCAGCCTAAAAGTGGCAACATGGCCAAAAGCTGTCCATATCGGTGCTTGTCCTAGGTCCTTTCATCGCTTTATAGTGATGAAAAGATCAAAGACCGTGGCGTTCATTACTACGGGAGTACGTTCATATATGGTTacttcaaaacaaaacagtttattCTTGAGACAACGAAACGTACATTACAGTTAGACAGGAGACTTAACACTTTACAGATAGCCATTCAAGGCTCGGGCTGTGACATGCAAGATGTGGCATTCTCTACCCTGACCCTGATATCTCTACTCTAACCTTGACATCTCGACCCTGACATCTCTACCTTGACCATGACACGCTACCGGAAGTAGACCCAACTGACCAAGCATATCTTTCCCTAAGGCAGTGAAACTATTTGACCATTTATCGTtcatttatatgaaacatttatCGTTCACCtaacgtatgtgtgtttgcgtgtaCGAAGGCGTATGCGACTGCGTGGCTGCTTACATGCGCGAATGGGTATGGTTGTAggtcgcttttatcaatatcccATCATTATCAGGGTGGGGAAAAAGAGAAATGAGCTTGACACAAagtactcatgtgaggaatcgaacccgtgtgttttcggcgtgacgagcgtacgctttaatcactgggttgtcagtTCGTTACTTAATTTAGGTAGTTATATCTGTTAATTCGTTACATCAGTAAGTTCATTACATCAGTTAGTTCGTCATATCAGTTCCTGAAATCAGGCAGTCCATCATATttgtcagttcgttatatcaaTATGTTCGTTACATcagtcagttcgttatatctatCCGTTCGTTGTATCAGTGACTTCGTTACATttgtcagttcgttatatcagtcagttcgttataaacgGGCTCGGTATAAGCATAGTTTACTGTATATCACATTAGGCAGCTGTGGTAATTCAGCAAGCGGAGACTTGCGGATTAGTCGAGGGATTGAAGGCCAAACACATGACACCTATGTAGAACCTACCCATGGGATGTTTGTCTCCAGGCAAACCTCATATGGGACTATTGATATATTCCTCAACTCCCTCAACGTAATGTAGGCTGCCTCGCAGTCACAGTAAAAGTTGTGCTCGGCTGAGGTGCTCAATCTGCCCTTACCTAAAATATAATTGCACATTTTTCGTATATTCCTAACGCATGCACTGTCGTGACAAACATGAGATTTTAATTACTATTTTGTTATAGCCAGGAAATTGGagttggttgtttttgttttgtctttgttttgcaTATGTATTGTTTGCAAGGTATAGGCAAGAACTCGAGTCCTCACCTTCAGTGTTTCCTCCCATAATGAACACCCTCTTCAGTTTTTTCCCAAGATCCGGATCCAGTCGCAACGCAAGGGCGATATTCGTCAGAGGCCCCAGAGGAACAAGCGTTATCTCGCCTTTGACGTAAAGgtatttaattatttaatgaACCAACTTATGAATCAACGGATAATAagtatattgatatatttatctgTAAACAATGTTTTAACAATAAATTAAGGGTCACTGAGTCACCGCACTAAGTCTCAGACAGATGACAGTGCCCATATTAGTTTTCCTTATTCTCATGACCGTCTGACTGGGAGtctgtaaatgaaataaaaacacgAACAACTGGAAATTAAAACGTTTTACCTGGGTGTTTGTTGATCAGTCTGAGTATAGCCATGACAGCATGCTCTTTCTGCAGGTCAGCGATGTCTACCGGCTCTGACCACGTGGCATCACCCAGACCGTCCACACCGTGGAAATGTGACGCATCCTTTTCATTGTCAAGGATGGGTCGATCTGCACCCCGGTACACAGGGATCTGGACGACAAGGGGAAGATAGTCAGTGAGAGGtcggggcggcggggtagcccaATAGTTAAAGCGTCTGCCCGTCACTCTGAAgacagggttcaattcccacaagggtacaagGTATGAAGTCTATTGCTATTGTCTTTCTGTgccatgttgctgaaatattgtaaaactaaactcactcacttttactgATGGACACTTATCCGTCATGCCTTTTTTGTAACGTTTCTGTCGTGTAcgaatggttgagtgagtgagtgagtttaggtttacaccacactcagcaatattccagctatatggcggcggtcacgAATTGTGTGTGTATAATATTTTTTCCGCATTCAGTAAGTGAGTTCAGATTTAAAGTCAcaacggcaatatttcagccatatgagtgagcaatgttcaagcaatatcatagtggtgtacaccagaaatagggtTCACACACTGTGTCCATATAGGGAATTGCACGCAGGTCTTCGGAGTAACGAGCGAACACCTCAACCACTTGGCCCAACCCCAACGCCCCCTAACGTTATCCTAAAGGAACCTTCCAAATGTtggtatgaatatatatatatatatatatatatatatatatatatatatatatattacaatgGGTCATAACAGCCAAAATAATTCTTACACATACAAGGCCTCGACTTCAGGTGACCAAAGTGATAACTTGCTAAAACGGGAGAAAAGGGTCATaccacaggccctcgtgtcattgcgatgattaaagtgtttttttttttgaaaatataaatatttttagatGACCCCCcaacttgaaacgcttcacagcaCAATATatctgtgaagcgtttcaagtcgggggccatctcaaaattatacatatatattttaaatctttaatcctcgcaatgaaaCGAGGGCCTGCGGGTCATACCTCCAGTCCGTTCGTCACTAAATGCGAATGATGAATtgcgaaaaaaaacccatttaaattacattcaaagtTTTATATTTCTGTTGTCAAAATTATAAAATGAAGTCTTTGATTTGGAACTTATGCATACCGCTCCTAAAAGTATTTTAGCGAGCAGCCAATAGGATGAAATTGATTTTTATGTATCTGTTTTGGGAATCTACAGACTACAGACTTGGTGTACCCCACATACTCTGGCACGACTCCGAAGGCCGAAAgctgtgaatacacaatgtaATTTGGAaagtttgggattacactttttcagTAGATATTCTGGTACCAGAATCcgggattcgggatttgaacccacaccctcagagtcgggcacctaatcgccaccACAAATTaaacttatcagaggggtacacaaggtTCGTATTCAAAACTAACGCTTGACCGACGTCTATCCTTGTGGAAGCCGCGGTATCCCAATGGGTTAGACGGATAATAAAAACCAACCAAACGAACTTTACTCACACATTGTgtggagcctatttctggtctcccctgcCGCAATATTGCTGGTACATTGCTAACAGTTgcttaaaatcatactcactcattcactgaaacatatatgtttgaaagaaatgaaatactCACAGTCTCCTTTCCACATGCCTTGAGGACTCGGAGCGTGTTGACACACACTTTGTCAAGGTCGATATTTCCCCGGACACACGTGATCGCTAACACCTCCACATCAGCCCGagacagcagcagcatcaacgCCGTTGCGTCGTCAACCCCGGTGTCTACGTCAACAATCACCTTCATATTCCGTCTGTGTAAGTCGCGCTGTAGTTCCACCAGCGAAACGTGTTCCCAGTATAGTGACTGATATCGGACCGTAAGGACAGAAAATGAATGCAGATTAGAAAAAAACGTTTTGGATAACAGCCTACTTGACAACTGTACaaaaatctgtatcgaaacgtctcATTCACGAACTATAGAACGTGTTATCCATAAAGCTTGTCTGTATTGTACttaccaacttctagaatgccaaagaaacaaaataatgtAATGAGGTTTTACCCTAATGTAAGTGGGGTTTCACGTCGTGTTGAAACGTACTGACTTACTGCCTCCGTATCTTATCTCCGTGAGCTTGCCAGGAAAACGATAACTATTGTTTGATGTGGACGGACTGAGAGGAAACCTGAGTTGCCTTCAATACGGAAATGACAAGGATCACATTTGATATGTGAAACATTACATGTGCTTCATAGaaaatcgacccgtgaaggtcccgggatagaattggcctccagcaaccaatgcttgccataaaaggcgactatgcttgtcgtatgaggtgactaacgggatcgagtggtcaggctcgctgacttcgttgacacatgtcatcggttcctaattgctcagatcgatgctcatgttgttgatcactggattgtctggtccagactcgattatttacagaccgtcgccatatggctggaatatttttgagagtgcaaaactaaacgcactcactaaCTCATAGAAACTCTCGACCaagttgttacggttaagaatttgccgtgacaaactatttacgaaatccccttgtaaaccagcaaaacagaacaaagacaagttgtttacgttcaaataatatattgttaaacCACGAGAGCGagatatacagagtcacaagtcaatatatcaatgctgattacaaatacatttcaagagagacaaaatctaagtcaatgggtcacaaaaatacaatatatcaaactcttGATGTGAGAGGAAACAGCTacggcaaaatgtaaacaaagcgatcggtgacagcagataatgtagattcaggatTTCAAGCGTTGGCAGTATATCCAAGCGTGGCAGAGATGTAAATCCAGCAGATATGAAAGAATATCAGTGAGAGTGTCCTcctccacacggcaaccagcctatttatatataaactaagtcacttcccgaaagttcgggcacaaactaacatcgtcaacactgtagaatggtctcgaaacagtatcccggaagggaaacattgaaaactaggagcaggtaaattccggaatgccagaatgctaaaagtgttgaccaaatattaaaacgaaatgtgacccataatatttactattcaaaacactaaacattgtgacccaataataattaatactgaattaataacaaaatatacaggaaatacacactcgtaacaaagtGTCTTCTGatgtcaattatatcaacacgaattgctaaagttacaaatatccaagGCTTGCCGATGCTGTTGTTACCTTTTTCAACCAGTGTTGATATACATGCACACTGAACCGCAaagaaacctcactcactcccaacTCAATTCACACACATGTAAATAACACAATATTGTCGGAAAGATTTCAAAACTGACGTGTTTGATCATCATACTTAACGACCAATTTCAGACAATTACAAGTCCAAATGACGACAAATGGCGCGACAGTGCGATCCGAAAGCCAAAAACGCGTATGGCCTCCTTGAGCGTTGACAAAAGCGTTGATCGTCTGTACATTGAGTGGATGAGACGGTCGATGAAGGTCATTGGAAGTTGCACCAAGACTTGCGCCAAGTTGTCGGCCTTGGTCGCACATCATTAAGCCTACTCTGCATTTCGTCCCACAAGTGTTCTATCGGGTCTCGTCTGTGAGCAGGCCACTGAAAGAGTTGTATGCAGTGTTGACGGAGAAAGCCTCTAGTTACTCTGGCTGTATGGACACGCACGTTGCCCTACTTGAAgacgtggtttccatgacgaccaaaAGGTGGCACGATGAAGGGCCTCAGAGCTTGATCAATGTAGCGAGCAGATGTTACACCATTTCCTCTACCAGgaccaatattctggaacaccaAATGTCCCAGATTTTGACGAAGAACAATGGCACCTCACACCATTATGCTCGGACCTCCCTACGAGTCTCTTTCCTGGACTACTCGAGATGAGCACGACGATGTCGAACAGCGAGGATCGGACCCCGATCAGGCCTGCGACGTCTGACGTTTCTCTGGCTCAAAGACCTCCGCACTGTGTCTTCCTAAAGCTGAGCCCCTCTGTTCCCTTGATAATCGTGGCATGTCGCTACAGTCGAACAGCGCGTGATTCGGTGTATGTTCGGTGGCTCTTCTTATAGGGATGACACCTCGTGATGAATGTGCATTGCcgttttcatgaaatacgcaCAAATATTTCGTCCCATCTTCACTTTTCTAACTGCGTTTTGACGACACGATTTTTTCatatcaaatacagaatctgaaaccaaaAGTTCTTGAAGACTGGCTATGAACCAGCTCTAGCTAACATATacaaagtgaaaaaataatattaatattaagatgaaacatatctggcTAATTTTTTTGGTTGGGTGAAATTGTCAGTCAcaaaattgtctggtccacattcgattatttacagattactgacatatagctgcaatattatTGATCGGCGTGGAGTAAAACAGCATACAAATTTCAACAGAAGAAGcggcggtgggatagcccagtggttaaagcgttcgctcttcacgccaaagacccgggttcgattccccatatgggtacaatatatgaaacccatttctggtgtcacccgccgtgatattgctggaatattgctaaaagccatactcactcactcaggagaCTCAGGATGCTGTCTTGTTGACAGGATCTTGTATCTTCAAAGACTAAATAAAACGTGGTAGTGGGCACTTGGACCGTTTGTTGGTTATCGTTTCGTGGTCGTTATATAACGTCAGACCCATGGACGTAAATATATTTGAGATGGGGCTTCTGTACTGGCAGTGACGATTGATAAGGCAAGAAGTCATTTGACTTTCTAATATCAATGCTTTCTTGTTTCCTGTTGTTTTCCGAGAGTCTCGACCCGTGGATAActgg
The window above is part of the Haliotis asinina isolate JCU_RB_2024 chromosome 1, JCU_Hal_asi_v2, whole genome shotgun sequence genome. Proteins encoded here:
- the LOC137282988 gene encoding nucleoside hydrolase-like is translated as MKVIVDVDTGVDDATALMLLLSRADVEVLAITCVRGNIDLDKVCVNTLRVLKACGKETIPVYRGADRPILDNEKDASHFHGVDGLGDATWSEPVDIADLQKEHAVMAILRLINKHPGEITLVPLGPLTNIALALRLDPDLGKKLKRVFIMGGNTEARGNVTVSSEFNFYIDPEAAFICLSAFKAPLTIIPWESCLDAQKQIPWSVYDKWIALGTPKADFLKKITHHWIENVKVRQQPGFRSCDLFAMTTVVDRESILDKVTVHATVELHGQLTRGQMVVDWNNRMGNEPNVTIVKKISFEKVDQFVKEMLQ